GTTGAGAACGCTGTAGGCTTCCCCCATAAGGAGTACGGGCTGGCAGTCAAGAAGAGCGTCAAGGGTTTTGAGGTTCACCTAGCTGAAGATTCCGTGACCTGTGAGGACGTTAGGACTGCCGGCCTTGACGGGGCTTTCCTTGTTGCGTGTTACAGAGATAAGCACGCAAACATATACCTAGCGTCCTTCACAGACATTGTCAGGCACGAGGACGTCTACAGGGCTAGGCCCGTTAAGGCATCGGTGGGCTTCCAGAGCGGTTCAGTGGTTTTCGAGGACGGTAGAAGTGTGGTCCTGTATCAGGATGGGTTTGCTGAGGTGGGCATGCCGATAGAGGCTATAGCCTTCCTCGAGGACACATTCTACGGCTCATCGGCTGGTTGGGTAGTGTCTGTAGACGTTCACTCGATGGACATCAAGCCCGCCGTCAAATCAGGCTCGATTAAGTTCTCAGGTTTCTTGGAGGGCCTGCCGGCATTCCATGACGGTAGCTCCCTCTACGTTTTGGACGGGGGCTCCCTAGTTAGGAGAGGCAGCGCCGCAGGTGAGGTGTCGGCGTGGAAGGACACGGCGGTTGCCGACTCGGGGGAGAGGCTCATCATCACGGACCCCTACGGGAGGGTCCTGGCGGACATCCCGAAGGACGTAATGGTTAAGTGTGAGGCCACTAAGCACGGAGTCATGTGCTTTAGGGAGAACATGTTGGGCATAGTGGATCACGGCAGAAGCTTCGTGGAGGTCGACCCAATCGATTCTGAGGACCACGCGGTTGCGGTCTCAGCAGACACTACACTATACGTTGTATACAAGGATGGCAGGTATAGGGTGAGCAACCGAAGAGCCGTAATCACTGATAAGAACTCAAGCGTCCTCAGGGAACACGTGTTTGATCTGGTGGTGAATCATCTCCTAGGCGATGAGTATGTAGTGGTTAGGTCGCCTGCGAGGAGAGTGGAGGTGAACGTCGGTGATGCTAAGCTCGTTACGTCCTCAGCAATGCATAGGTGCGGGGGCTACGGGGTCCTGGAGCTCAGGGGTGTGGGGGTTGTGAAGCCCACCAGAGTGGCTCTAGAGGTTGCGGGCAAGCCCCTGACTAGCGAGGTCTGCCTCGATAGGGCGGAGCCCGAGGAGGTGTTGGTGGAGGCTGTGGACACGCTCACGGGGGATAGGGTTGAAGCCGCCCGAGTGAGGCCTGCGGTGGAGCATGTGGGGGGACCTCAGGCGTCCTTCACAGTCAAGCACTACTCAAGCAAGTCGGTGGTGAGGGTCTTCAGCGATGGCATGATAGTTGATGCGAGGCTCTGCTGTAGTAGGGTCTGCAGGGACGTCCAGGCGGGCGGCAACACGATCTCCGTGGAGGTGAGGGACTGCAGGCTTCCTGCGTGGGTGGAGGTGACCGTTGAGAAGCGGGGTTTCATCTTTCACGAGAGGCTGAACGTAGAGATCCCCAACCTAGTGGATGCCGTGTTGGGCGCTGCAAGCACTACGGAGTACCGGGTGGGCGGGTTCCACACCACCATACCCATCCCCGACTACCCGGACATCCCGCCGATACATGGGGTGGAGATGCACGTCCTCCCGGGGAAGCTTGCCGTCACGCTCAACTCCAGAGTCATCGGGAGGGGTGTGGCTGTGGCGGAGGGCAGGCTGAAGCCCCTCGTAATCAAGAACGGGCTGAACACCTTCGAGGTGCCGTTCAGCGAGAAGGTCTTCCTGGTGATCGATGCTGGGAGGAGGTGGCTCTACACCATGGAGCTAACGACTGAGGCCCTGATTAAGGTGGCTGACAGACACGCTCGGTTGCTGAAGCACGTTTTGAGGGCCTAACCGTGGATGCCCTGAAGGCCTTGGCCTACATAGTTGCCCTCATCGTGATCCTTGCCGTCAGCCACAGGATCGCACCCAACTCCACACCACCTCGGCAGGGAATACCTCACTCAATCCAGTATGAAGGACTTCGTTACATGCCATCCAGACCCACGTGCCCGACGACAAACACGACAGATACCGCTGTCTACCTGGTGGATTTCCTCAAAGTGGTTGGCGGGGTAGACTATGAGTATGTAGCTAATCCCAACCTATCCAACATCAACGTGACCGGCTACCTCATTGAGTACGCCAAACTAGGCCTGTCGTTGTCCTCGATCATGGATAACGGCACTACCTACCGCCTAACCATGCTACCGATTGATGAGGGGGACCGCCTCGGCCTACTAAACAAATCCATATACATGTGCTTCCCACCTAAGGCTAGGCACCCCCTCTTCACCATTAGGAACCTAACTGATTCGAGCGTGGTCGTCGATAACTCCACGTACACAGTCATCAATGCAGCTACACCTCCCCCATACGCGGAGCTCTCTAATCTAGCTATTTCCAGAACGGTTCTGGAGGCAGTTCTTGTTGAGGGCTATGGTGAGGCGCTTACTGCATCGCTGTCCCACCTCGGTAGCTACACCTACGGCCCCTACTGCTGGGAGTGGATGTGGGGCGACCACACATACGAGTACTGCTACAGCCACGCATACAATCGCTACAGAGCGTCATGGAGCTACATCATCGGCTACGCAGTGAACGGCTCGGTAGCGTATAGCAGGACGGTGGGGAGCGCGGCGGAGCTCGAGGGCGGCGGATCAGGCGCAAGGGTCATCTCCAGCGACTTCGAGGGGCACTACATGGGCTTCGGACCCCTGACAAAGGTGGAGGTCACCGCTCACAACTACGTTGACCGCAGTGGGGGATGCAGCACCGGGGGTAACCGTACAGAGTGCCACTACCACTACGAGCACGGCGTAAGCTCTATCGCTGTGAATGTATACACGAGAGGCCTCAGAATAGACACTAAAGTGAACGCCTCAATAGGCCTTGAGGCTGTGCCGGTGACAGGTGTGGAACCTGTCAACATCTCAACCCAGAAATACGCCACCCTAGAGCCGAGGGGCAGCGTTAGCCTGCCCGTGAGCTTCAGCGACTCAGTCGACGTGTGCAACTACATTGAGGTCGAAGGCGATGTGTTGGTGAGGTGTCTCGGCAGAGCCGCTAGGAACTCGTTCGCCGGGTACGTGGATCTGGCGTACAGGGTGAGGGAGTTTGAATGGCCGTGGGGATCGGTGGTGGATGCACCCTATGAAATCACTGTAGAGAAGAAACTCTATCCACCTCCATATGCTCCAGACACAGACTTGAACAAGCTGTTCTACGGCTACCTCCAAGAGGCTGTGCTGAAGTACGTGGCCGGCGTTGTGGACGGCTATGCCTCTCAAACAGGCTACAGAAGCTTCGAGGCATGGGCCCTAGCCACACAGATACCGATACAGATGGAGAAGTGTGGAAACCGCACGTCCTACATGCCGCTACTGGAGGCTCTGCAGAATGGATGCGGATCGAACGAAGAGCGTGCGGAGATTCTGTCCGGGATGCTGAAGCATCTAGGTATAGAGCACGAGGTCAAGGACGTTACAGTGAAGGCGTCAAGAGGTATGGGGATTGCGGAGGTTCCGGGTATAGCTGTCTACGGGCACATGGGCAGTTACCCGGGGTTCTACAACCTCACCGGACTAGGGTGCGCTTCAGAGGCTGAGGAAGGCTACATGATCGCGTACGACACAGCGCAGAACAACATCTTCTCAGATCTAAGGAAGATCATTATCAACAGCTAACTTAAGGTGTTCTGCATGAGCAGTTTAAGCAGCATCTCCGCCGCCTCATCACTCCCGTAGAGCTCGACCACACACTCACGGAGCCTCTCAGGATTCTCCAGAAGGAGAGAAGCGGAGTCCCTCCCGAACCTGCTCAGACAGTAGAGGTCCAGGATCTCGTGGAGTCCGGGTGCGGCGACAGATAGGAAGTCCCTTATCATCCTCCTAGCGTTCCTCATGTTTGGTCCCTCGAAAAGAAAGTGTTTGGGTTTGGGAGGGTCGCGGGGTTTCAGCCGCCGACTAGCGCCGGTATGATTACCGTGAGCGCGGCCAGGACCATCGCACCTACTATGGCTCCACCGAGGAACTTCTTCCCCCTCTCCGAATCCCCCATAGCTATGTTGAGCCCCCCGTAGATCCCCGCACCGAACACGGCTACCCACGCGCCCCAGTAGAGCCAGTTAATCAGCCTCTGAATCATTGCGCCGATGCCTGGCGGTGCCTCAGGCTGTATGCTCACGGGAGGTGTGGTCTGAGTCTCACCGTACGACACTGCTTGCGTCAGGAGCAGGGTCGCCACCAGCCCCGCCACGGAGGCTCCACGTAGCCAATCCCTCGCAACCACGTTCAGCATCCCCACCCTGTAGTGGGGATTTAAAAGCCGGACCCTCTTATGGGAATGCTAAGTGAGCCTTAGAGTCCTCCTAGAGTCCTTAAGGGATCGGCTGAGGGGGTCGGGGAAGACTGAAGGGCGTGTGAGGCTTGAGCTCGGGGCCCCTAGCGGGAGGGAACTCCTCAGCTACGTGGTGGGGGCCTGCAGGGTCTCCCTAATCACTGCGGGTGAGGAGATAGTGTACGTCGCGGTCCCGCGCATTTCTCAAGACCTCTTCAGGTCCGTGGGGCGGGGGCTCGACGTCGTGACCGCCCTGATGGGGAGGGGCAACGACCTAGGTGATGTGCTCGTTGAGGTCCTCGGCATAGGTAGGGAGAGGGTTGCGGAAGCCATCTACGTTCTGAAGAGCGTTGTGGGATACAGGCAGCTCCAGGTCTTGCTGGACGACCCCTACATCCTCGACATCTCGGTGGTGGGGCCAGGCCCTGTGTGGGTCAGGCATTCCTGGGTGGAGCAGAACTCCCACGAGCAGGACTTCATCAGGACGAACATAGTGGTGAACACCCTAGACGACGTTGTAGAGCTACAGCAGGTCATAGCCACTAAGTGCGGGACCTACATATCGACCTCCAACCCGATCGTGGACACGCAGCTCCCACCAAGGGACGGCGCCCACAGAGTTCACCTAGTAGCACACACGATATCCACCAGCAGGAGACCGGAGATCGTTATAAGGAAGAAACTGAGCACGCCGCCACCCGTGAGCAGGCTCGTTGAGGAGGGGGTTCTCCCGGATGCGGTGGCGAAGCTGTTTAGGGCCTTGATACGTTCGAGGGGTTCCATGATTATAGCTGGTCCGCCTGGCTCAGGCAAAACAACGTTGCTCCGATCCATCCTCCACAGCTTCGTCCCCCCGGGCTGGAAGGTAGCCATCATCGAGGACACGGGTGAGGTAGACCCGCCGCCAGGGTCTTCATGGGTACGGTACACGACTTTCGAGCTTGGAGCGGTTAAGGTGGACCTCTTCGACCTGGCGAAAGCGGCTCTGAGGGCTTCAGCCACCAAACTCGTCGTGGTTGGCGAGACTAGGGGTGAGGAAGCGAAGGTCTTGGTCCAAGCCATGCTCACGGGGTTGGGGGGCCTCACAACGTTCCACGGCGCCTCCCCGGAGGAGGTCATGACTAGATTCACGGGCCCGCCCATCAACCTATCGCCCCTGCAGGTAGGTATGTTCAACTTCATCGCAGTCGTCGGCTACGGGGAGAGGCCTAGGAGGCAACTGAAGAGGGTCGTGGAGCTCCTCCACCTCGATGGAGACAAGGTAGGGTTCAACGTTGTCTGGGACAGGGGGAGGGACGGGATGGGCGTAGACTTCAGTACGCTCGTGCCGAGGCTTGGGAGGTGGGGTGAGCTGAGGGCGAGATCCGAGGCACCTGTAGAGGCGATCCTAAGTGAAAGGATCGAGTAGCATTGTGGAGAAGTACAGGAGGATGGTCGCCCTCATAACGGGCGACATTAAGAGGTACAGAAGGGCTTCGAAGGAAGTCAAAACAGCTGCCTACTTAACGCCCCTAGCCGTGACGCTGCCGCTCGTGCTCCACTACCTAGAGTTCCTGCAGGACCCCGCACTCCTGGCGATCGTTGGTTTATCACTAGGTCTGGCGGCGTGGGTTAGAGTGATAGATACGGCAACGTCCCTGCAGGGCTTCAGGAGGAAGCTGGATGAGGAGCTGCCGTTCTTCACGTTAACAGCTACGGCTGTGTCCAGGACCGGTCTAGAACCTGTTGAGTTACTTAGGTTCCTAACGAGCTCTGAGGTCTTCAGTGCGTTTAGGGAGCTCGGGAGGAGGTTCTGGGGGCTCTCGGAGGCATTCGGATCCTCGGAGGGCCTGGCTATGCTTGCAAGGCTTGCTAGCGGGAGGGTTAGGCCCTTCCTAACGGAATATACGTTGGCCCTAGCTTCGGGCACGGCCCTACAGCACCTGAGGGACAGGGCTATGGACTTCGTGAAGACCGTTGCGGTTGAGGTGGAGAGGACTTTAGGCAGCAGGATGGTCGCGGCGATGGTGATCTCGATGTTCTTCTCCGTCATGCCTGTGGTCCTAATATCAATGACCGCCCTCTTCACCACATCCCTCGAGGACGGGGCGCCGGGGGCCCCGGCATTCATTCAGGTGCTGGCGCCGGCGATCGTCGGCGCGTCTGCGCTACTGGCCGTCGTTCTGCCGGGTTACCCGCTGGCGGTGCAGGTCGTAATGGAGGGGAAGGTCCTCACGGCCTGCAGGGCTGCGTTCGCATCGGGGACAGGGCTCTTAGCACTGCCGCCGATAATGCTCTCCCTAGGACTTATGGACCTCAGCGGCTTCAGGGAGTTGACGATTTACTGCTCGCTGGTTGCGGCCGCCTTAGGCGCGGTGCCCTTCACCCACACACTCAAGGCGTTGATGACTAGGATCGACGACGTCGTTGAGTCGATGGCTCAGCACGTTAGAGTCTATAGGTCGATGCACCTCTACAGGAACGAGAGGCTGGAGGGGCTGGGGAGGAGGTCCGTGAGGCCTTGGCTGGCGGGCTACCTCAGGGAGTCGACGGAGTTCTTCAGGCTGTTGGGGGACGTGGATCCCTCAGTATTCGATCTCTTCGTCATGTTTGTGATGGAGGTGCGGAGGACAATGGGGAGGGCGATGGCGCATGTGGCGTTCATGGCGGCCGTCGTTCTGTTAGCCCCCGTGCTCTCGACAGCCACCATGGGCCTCGGGGCAGGGCTGGGCGTTGCTGCGGAAACCCTTCTGACTGGCTACGCATCAGTTCTGGGGTTCGGCTACATCGCAGGGAAGATAGCTCTAGGTCGGAACGTATCGACACTATTACCCGGCCTCGCAGCACTGCTCTACGCACTGACCCTTACCGCTTGACCCTGAACCAGTTTTTAAACCCCGCCATAGAGTGAGGTGGTAAAGTGATCCGTAAGGACAGGAAGTGGTTGAGGAGGGGTCTGAGCGAAGCAGTGGTCATCATGATCGTGATCATGATTGCCGTGACGCTGGGGTTCGGCCTCAAGGCGTGGTACGACACGCAGATGAGGAAGCTGCCCGCAACAGACATCGCCACCGCCGAGTGGAGCGCAACGTACGGCACGAACAGGTGGATCCTCTCCGTGAACGTCGACAACAACCTGGAGAGAAGCATTGTCGTGCAGTCCATCAGAGTTACCCTAGCGAACGGCACCGTCTACACGTTGCCAGGAGCTGCCGGGGTGACGGCAACGCCGACGCCCGGCTCATCAGCGACTGTAACCCTGAAGGGAAGCCTGAGCTTCGTAGTCGTCATCCCCGTATCCTCCCCCACGCCATCGATAGCCACCGTAGAGGTTCAGGTGCAGGACTCAACGACCGGGGCCGCTCAGTGGGTGAAGGCGGTCGGGGGTTCTGCAGTATAACAAGCATCAAGGGCTCTCTAAATCAATCGTATTTTATTTTTCATGCAGCGTTGTCTCCACGGGGGCCTCGATGCCTCTGGCACATGGTGTGATGGCACGGATACGTGCCCCGTTCGATAAGGTCGTCAGCGCTCTCAGACCTAACGCAGCGTATTCGAACGTGTACGTTGAAGTACTTAAGACTAACCCGAGAGTGGCTGTAGCCGTTGGTGAGAATTTCTTCTTCATGGCCGGGAACTACCTAGCCATAACTATGCTCCTCATAGAGGAGGGGGCTACGGTGCTGGCCAAGGCAGTAGCGACTGGCGGCCGGCGAGGGCCCTTAGACCTCTTCGACCTCGGCTCTTCAAAGGACTACACGCTGGAATCCCTCGAAGACCTGTGCAGAGCAGTGAATGCAGAGTGCCAAGTACTTAAAGAAGTGGAGTACTTGGACGCAACCAAGTCAGAGCGACTTTACTGACCGAGAAGCCTCACCGGATTTCCAGCCCGTCACTAGATCGTTCTCCCCTCACCCCACAATATGCTGAAGTAGTTCTTGACCTGTCGCGCAATGGTGTCCGACTCTATGAGTGCTGTCACTTCGTGATTGTAGCTCAGAGCGCTCTCCGTCCAATTATGGCTCCCCACAAATACGTACTGATCATCAACCACGACCACCTTTGCGTGGGTGGTCACGGAGCTGCTCTTATCAAGCCTCACGGGCACCCCGTTACTCTTCAGGTAATCCATCGTTTCCCTGTAGCTGGTGTAGGTCACGTCATCGACGAGCACCCTCACATCAAGGCCTCTCCTGCAGGCGTCAACAACTCTGGATAACAGTATGTTCACTGGGTCACCGGGCTCGTTGGGGTCGTACTTCATAGCATACATTATAACGTAGATACTCTTGTTGGCCTTACTCAAGACGTTTAGCAGGGTGTGGTAGTAATCCTTATCCGTGAGCAGGTCCACGTTTGCGACCGCCGTCACCGTGATTGGTTTCGTGACCGTGTAGGTTGCCGTGTAAGTTATTGTGGGAGGGACTACAGGGGCCGCTGTAACGGCCTTCGTGGTGGTAATGGTTGTAGGTAGCGTTGCTGTAACTGTGCGGTAAACAGGAGGTCTTGAAATGCTAATAGCGTAACCCACTAACGCACCAGCAATTAACATGAGGAAAGCTACGGCAAGGATCTTATTCATAATTTAACACACCCCCGCATATAGTTTTGAGGCTAAACCTCTAAAAACGTTCTGAGCTCTGTAAGCACCGGCTTATAACTCCCTGCGTGTTATGGGCGTACCTAGATGCTCTACGAGGTAGTGCCTAGAGTCCCCCAGCCCCCCTTCAGTCCGGGGGTCCTGGGCCCGGGCTCCACGTTGTGCGTCGTGAACGTGGGGAGGGGTTTAAGGGTCTTCATCGAGACACCCACATCTTCAGACACTTTGAAGAACTTCTTCGGCGTCTCCAAGGCATCGCATGACAGCGTACTGCAATTGTTTAACAACGAAGTGTACGTGTCTGAGGCAAGGCTCAAGAACTCCTTCGACTTCTGGTTCACAGACGTGGTTATCACCGATTTAGCCGGCCTGGTCAACTCCCTCGAAGGTGTTGGGGGCGTGTGCGTCGGTGTTTCCCGTGACCCCGGCTTAAGGATGGTTTTCGCCAATGAAGTCTCCAAGCTGATGAGCAAATCCGTTAAATACGATAATCAATCGTATGGGGAGAGGGCTAAGCTTCTCCGAAGACGCGTAAACAAGGTAGTCCTCGGTAAAATCCTAGTCCTCGCACCAGACAGGAAGGCTGGAAAGTATGTTGAGAAATTGGTGGAGGGCTCATGTAGTGCGAGGTTGAGTTGGGATGGGAGGAAGGTCAAGAGCGCCGCAGACCTCGGAAAGCTCCTGCAGCCGCCGAGGATGGGCTTCTTTGAGAGGTTGTTGGGTGGAAGAAACAGGATCGTCTTCACGGAGGGCACACTGCATGAGATGGTTAAGCTCCCGAACCCGAGCCTCCATAAGATAGGCTTCGTTAGAGGCTCGCCCCTGCCGTCCGTGATCTCCGAGCGTGTCGGGGGGAGGGCGTTCAGGATAGGGGTTCTTGAAGACGGGAGGGAGTTTAAGCTAAGCATGGAGGATATGTTTAGACACGCATACGTGATCGGGCAGACAGGCAGCGGCAAGACGTCGTTCATGAAGTTACTTGTCCATAGATTGAGAGAGCTCAAGGACGCTTCAATAGTGGTGGTGGACCCGCATGGGGATATGGCGAGGGAGTTAGCGGAGGAAATCCCGGAAGCACTCTACCTACACTCGATCAGAAGCCCCTTCGGCCTCAACCCGCTAGACCTCCCGAAGACCGAGGATAGAGACCACGCCGTAACGATAGCCATCGACATCCTCTTGGAGATGTTCAAGGAGATACTTAAGTTAATGGAGACGGCCGTAAACGTGAAGTATTTGCTGCAGGTTATACTTAGGGCGCTATACTCTAAATCGGATTCCCCAACAATGGCTGATCTCTACAACACTATCCTGGCATTATACAAAGGCGAACTTGATTTAGACATCAATGACCCTGAGTGGCAGGCACAGCTAGAGGCGTTGCAGAACATGCAGGACCAGACGTTCATCTCGGCTCTAAGCAGGCTTGAGGCATATGCGCATGATAAGCTACTGCTGAAGCTGACCTCTAGGACGACCGTGGACATGGATAGGCTGAAGTCGCCTGGGTCAATCACCATATTTTCAACGCCTAAAGCAGATTTGGGGGAAAACCTTGCAAGGCTAATCGCGTCCACGGTAGTTATGAAGCTGTGGTTCGAGGCGCTCGCCAGGGCTAGGCTGGGTGAGCGGAGAACCCCCGTATTCTTAGTTATCGATGAATTCCAATTCGTAGCCGATCTGCCGATCATTGATACTATCCTATCGGAGGCTCGTAAATATGGACTACACCTGATTATGGCACACCAGCACACAGGTCAGATCCCTCAAAACTTGATGCAGTCCATTCTAACCAACTGCGCCGTTAAAGTAAGCTTCATGGTGGGTGGAAGCGATATTAAGCACCTCTCCATGATGGACGCTTCCTTCGCTGATGCGTTAGCCGAGGCCTTGACCGGGCTGACAGTAGGCAGAGCCGTGGTTAAAGTGACGGCTAGACCAGGGGAGCAACAACCGCCGCCCGTGATCGTGCAGATGGACTACATACCTCACCAGGCCGTTAGGGAGAACATCTACACCGGAGCCTTCGACCCCGGTGTGGTGCGGGGGAGTGACTTGAAGGGCGTGTTGAACCCAGTCCTGAAGTACGTGGATCCCGTGAAGCCTTTAGAGGTGCTCACCCTCTACGAGGTCTATAAGGCCGGGAGGATTGCATTAACCGACCTAGCCGTGAGGCTCGGCGCCCCTAGGAAGGGCCTTGAGGACGCCGTAGCCCAGCTCTCGTCCCTTGGATACATCAACGTGGAGAGGGAGGGTAACAGGAAGGTGTTGACATACGTTAAGGGCTTATTCAGAGGGCTTAGGAACGCAACGCCGTCGGAGGATGGCTTCAGGATCGCTAGAAAAGCTGCGCTGACGTACTTCGGCAAAGGCTTCGTGGTCGTGCCTGCGAAGCAAGACTCCAACCTGAGTGCCAGGCCGGACATGGTTGCCGTACCAGTAGACAGGTCTACTTGGAGGCCGCTCTACAGCGGGACCGTAGCCGTTGAGGTGGAGTCATGCAATGAGATCAAGACGCATCCGGAGCACGTTGTCCACAACTGGGTCAAGGAATCAGCTAGAGATTTCCTCGAGGTACATACGTGGACTAGCGAGGAATGCTTCAGCAGGCTGCAGAAGCTCTACGAACAGCACCCTGAGGTCCACGGCAATGTGAAGATACTCTCGGCAAGGCTGACGTAGTTGGTGTGAGGATTGAGAAAGATGAGACCCTCAGAATGAGGCACGTGGGGGTGGGTGCCCCACGTGTTTAAGGAGATGCTTAT
This portion of the Zestosphaera sp. genome encodes:
- a CDS encoding ATP-binding protein, which produces MLYEVVPRVPQPPFSPGVLGPGSTLCVVNVGRGLRVFIETPTSSDTLKNFFGVSKASHDSVLQLFNNEVYVSEARLKNSFDFWFTDVVITDLAGLVNSLEGVGGVCVGVSRDPGLRMVFANEVSKLMSKSVKYDNQSYGERAKLLRRRVNKVVLGKILVLAPDRKAGKYVEKLVEGSCSARLSWDGRKVKSAADLGKLLQPPRMGFFERLLGGRNRIVFTEGTLHEMVKLPNPSLHKIGFVRGSPLPSVISERVGGRAFRIGVLEDGREFKLSMEDMFRHAYVIGQTGSGKTSFMKLLVHRLRELKDASIVVVDPHGDMARELAEEIPEALYLHSIRSPFGLNPLDLPKTEDRDHAVTIAIDILLEMFKEILKLMETAVNVKYLLQVILRALYSKSDSPTMADLYNTILALYKGELDLDINDPEWQAQLEALQNMQDQTFISALSRLEAYAHDKLLLKLTSRTTVDMDRLKSPGSITIFSTPKADLGENLARLIASTVVMKLWFEALARARLGERRTPVFLVIDEFQFVADLPIIDTILSEARKYGLHLIMAHQHTGQIPQNLMQSILTNCAVKVSFMVGGSDIKHLSMMDASFADALAEALTGLTVGRAVVKVTARPGEQQPPPVIVQMDYIPHQAVRENIYTGAFDPGVVRGSDLKGVLNPVLKYVDPVKPLEVLTLYEVYKAGRIALTDLAVRLGAPRKGLEDAVAQLSSLGYINVEREGNRKVLTYVKGLFRGLRNATPSEDGFRIARKAALTYFGKGFVVVPAKQDSNLSARPDMVAVPVDRSTWRPLYSGTVAVEVESCNEIKTHPEHVVHNWVKESARDFLEVHTWTSEECFSRLQKLYEQHPEVHGNVKILSARLT
- a CDS encoding DUF6054 family protein — protein: MARIRAPFDKVVSALRPNAAYSNVYVEVLKTNPRVAVAVGENFFFMAGNYLAITMLLIEEGATVLAKAVATGGRRGPLDLFDLGSSKDYTLESLEDLCRAVNAECQVLKEVEYLDATKSERLY
- a CDS encoding type II/IV secretion system ATPase subunit; amino-acid sequence: MSLRVLLESLRDRLRGSGKTEGRVRLELGAPSGRELLSYVVGACRVSLITAGEEIVYVAVPRISQDLFRSVGRGLDVVTALMGRGNDLGDVLVEVLGIGRERVAEAIYVLKSVVGYRQLQVLLDDPYILDISVVGPGPVWVRHSWVEQNSHEQDFIRTNIVVNTLDDVVELQQVIATKCGTYISTSNPIVDTQLPPRDGAHRVHLVAHTISTSRRPEIVIRKKLSTPPPVSRLVEEGVLPDAVAKLFRALIRSRGSMIIAGPPGSGKTTLLRSILHSFVPPGWKVAIIEDTGEVDPPPGSSWVRYTTFELGAVKVDLFDLAKAALRASATKLVVVGETRGEEAKVLVQAMLTGLGGLTTFHGASPEEVMTRFTGPPINLSPLQVGMFNFIAVVGYGERPRRQLKRVVELLHLDGDKVGFNVVWDRGRDGMGVDFSTLVPRLGRWGELRARSEAPVEAILSERIE
- a CDS encoding phospholipase D-like domain-containing protein; amino-acid sequence: MNKILAVAFLMLIAGALVGYAISISRPPVYRTVTATLPTTITTTKAVTAAPVVPPTITYTATYTVTKPITVTAVANVDLLTDKDYYHTLLNVLSKANKSIYVIMYAMKYDPNEPGDPVNILLSRVVDACRRGLDVRVLVDDVTYTSYRETMDYLKSNGVPVRLDKSSSVTTHAKVVVVDDQYVFVGSHNWTESALSYNHEVTALIESDTIARQVKNYFSILWGEGRTI